Proteins encoded in a region of the Puniceibacterium sp. IMCC21224 genome:
- a CDS encoding ABC transporter ATP-binding protein, producing the protein MSDPVLRLSDIHMAYNRGQPNEINVLRGADLTVRAGEIVALVAPSGAGKSTLLHIAGLLDTPDKGKVEIEGEDMAGLSDRRRTVLRRDGVGFVYQFHHLLPEFTAQENIVLPQLANGASRADADARALLLLKSVGIAPRASHRPAALSGGEQQRVAFCRAMANTPRLLLADEPTGNLDPDTSDQVFGALLALVRGTGLSAVIATHNLDLAGRMDRQLRLDQGVLRTL; encoded by the coding sequence ATGAGTGATCCAGTTCTGCGACTCAGTGATATCCACATGGCTTACAATCGGGGTCAACCAAATGAAATCAACGTCTTGCGGGGGGCTGATCTGACTGTGCGCGCCGGCGAGATCGTCGCCCTTGTTGCGCCTTCGGGGGCGGGAAAGTCGACGCTGCTGCATATCGCGGGACTGCTCGACACTCCGGACAAAGGCAAAGTCGAGATCGAAGGAGAGGACATGGCGGGCCTGTCCGACCGCCGCCGCACCGTGTTGCGCCGTGACGGCGTGGGATTTGTCTACCAATTCCATCATCTGCTGCCGGAATTTACCGCACAGGAAAACATCGTCTTGCCGCAACTCGCCAATGGTGCGTCGCGCGCGGATGCGGATGCGCGCGCGCTGCTTCTGCTCAAATCCGTCGGTATCGCGCCACGCGCATCGCACCGACCGGCGGCATTGTCGGGGGGCGAACAGCAGCGGGTCGCCTTTTGTCGGGCGATGGCCAATACGCCGCGTTTGCTGCTCGCGGATGAGCCGACGGGAAACCTCGATCCGGACACCTCGGATCAGGTGTTTGGGGCGTTGCTGGCGTTGGTGCGCGGCACCGGCCTTTCGGCAGTGATTGCCACGCATAACCTTGACCTCGCGGGGCGGATGGATCGGCAACTGAGGTTGGATCAGGGCGTATTGCGCACGCTCTGA
- a CDS encoding DMT family transporter — translation MPIYALTMLLAGFGIPVLAALNAALGGRIGSPLAAATILFCVALLVSGLLLIATGPQVLMRAGGAPKHLYTGGLLVAFYVISITYIAPKFGVGNAVFFVLIGQLASAALIDHFGLFGARVSPLSLTRSTGIGLMVLGVWVTQRA, via the coding sequence ATGCCCATCTACGCCCTCACGATGCTGCTGGCCGGATTCGGCATCCCTGTGCTGGCGGCTTTGAATGCGGCCCTTGGCGGGCGCATCGGATCACCGTTGGCCGCGGCCACGATCCTGTTTTGCGTCGCGCTGCTTGTCTCGGGGCTGCTGCTGATCGCGACCGGGCCACAGGTCCTGATGCGCGCAGGCGGCGCGCCCAAACATCTGTACACCGGCGGGCTTCTGGTGGCTTTTTACGTGATTTCGATCACCTATATCGCCCCCAAATTCGGCGTCGGAAATGCGGTGTTCTTTGTGCTTATCGGACAGTTGGCCTCGGCGGCGCTGATCGACCACTTTGGACTGTTCGGCGCACGGGTCAGCCCGTTGTCCCTGACGCGCAGTACCGGGATCGGACTGATGGTGCTGGGCGTCTGGGTCACGCAGCGGGCGTAA
- a CDS encoding lipoprotein-releasing ABC transporter permease subunit, translated as MTRTPPPFAGYEWMIAWRYLRAKRAEGGVSVMTWISLLGITLAVFALIATLAVRSGFRTEFVDTILGANAHVTVYYNAEQDAAGLVSRTIPDYVEKAEALARVPGVTRVAPLVKGQVMATYDGRNAGVEVFGIRTDDLETIPRIADPETGRGDIAQFDRGIAIGSGVARELGITLGDQLRLISPDGVKTAFGTSPRVKAYEVVYIFTAGRYDIDRTRIYMPFGEAQLYFNRDGVADEFEVITDDPETVDALATPLLQAAGERGLIWTWQDASGGFLRALEIEDNVMFVILSVLVLIAAMNIVSGLIMLVKNKGRDIGILRTMGLTEGAVMRVFFICGAFTGLIGTAAGVILGCLFALYIDPIFSLVNYVAGGGVWDPAVRGIYKLPAELRLGDVLSAVSLSLGLSFLVTIFPARRAARMNPVEALRYE; from the coding sequence TTGACCCGCACTCCCCCCCCCTTTGCCGGGTATGAATGGATGATTGCATGGCGCTATTTACGTGCCAAACGCGCCGAGGGCGGCGTCAGCGTAATGACCTGGATCAGCCTTTTGGGTATCACTCTGGCGGTGTTTGCCCTGATTGCGACATTGGCGGTCAGATCCGGGTTTCGAACCGAATTTGTTGATACGATCCTGGGCGCCAATGCGCATGTCACGGTGTACTACAATGCCGAGCAGGATGCCGCGGGCCTAGTGTCGCGCACCATTCCTGACTACGTCGAAAAGGCCGAAGCCTTGGCGCGGGTGCCGGGCGTGACCCGTGTTGCGCCGCTGGTCAAGGGGCAGGTCATGGCGACCTATGACGGGCGCAACGCCGGGGTTGAGGTGTTCGGCATTCGCACCGACGACCTGGAAACCATCCCGCGCATTGCTGACCCGGAAACCGGGCGCGGCGATATTGCGCAGTTCGATCGGGGGATTGCCATCGGATCGGGTGTCGCACGGGAATTAGGGATCACGCTGGGGGATCAGCTGCGTCTGATCTCGCCCGATGGGGTGAAAACTGCGTTCGGCACCAGCCCAAGGGTCAAGGCATATGAGGTCGTCTATATCTTTACCGCCGGTCGCTATGACATCGACCGAACCCGGATATACATGCCATTCGGCGAGGCGCAGTTATATTTCAACCGCGATGGTGTCGCCGATGAATTCGAGGTGATCACCGACGATCCCGAAACCGTCGATGCGCTGGCCACCCCGTTGTTGCAGGCTGCGGGCGAACGTGGCCTGATCTGGACATGGCAGGATGCGTCGGGTGGGTTTTTGCGCGCGCTAGAGATCGAGGATAACGTGATGTTCGTGATCCTGTCCGTGCTGGTGCTGATTGCTGCGATGAACATCGTGTCGGGACTGATCATGCTGGTCAAGAACAAGGGCCGCGACATCGGTATTCTGCGCACCATGGGTCTGACCGAAGGGGCTGTGATGCGGGTGTTCTTTATCTGCGGTGCGTTCACCGGCCTGATCGGTACAGCGGCGGGCGTCATCCTGGGCTGTCTGTTTGCGCTGTATATCGACCCGATCTTTTCGCTGGTAAACTATGTTGCGGGCGGCGGGGTCTGGGATCCGGCGGTGCGGGGCATCTATAAATTGCCAGCCGAATTGCGGCTGGGCGATGTGCTGTCGGCGGTGTCGCTGTCGCTGGGCCTGTCGTTTCTGGTCACAATCTTTCCGGCACGGCGCGCAGCGCGGATGAACCCGGTCGAGGCACTGCGCTATGAGTGA
- a CDS encoding c-type cytochrome, producing MVRTSFAVSALAAIALWACTPAEIMPQASDGRALFLANCAVCHGDSAVGDGPMARAMVKPPANLTLISVRHGDTFPRAKVLSIIDGYTRADLKGPDMPEFGALLEGDLIPFDTGDGKATPTPRKLVALVEYLESIQAIR from the coding sequence ATGGTCAGAACATCCTTTGCAGTTTCCGCTCTGGCGGCCATCGCGCTCTGGGCTTGTACGCCCGCCGAGATCATGCCGCAGGCCAGCGACGGCCGGGCGCTGTTCTTGGCCAATTGTGCGGTGTGCCATGGTGACAGCGCCGTGGGTGATGGCCCGATGGCCCGTGCCATGGTCAAACCGCCCGCCAACCTGACGCTGATTTCTGTGCGCCATGGCGACACATTCCCCCGTGCCAAGGTGCTTTCGATCATCGACGGCTACACACGGGCCGATCTCAAGGGGCCGGATATGCCGGAATTCGGCGCGCTGCTTGAGGGCGACCTGATTCCGTTCGACACCGGGGATGGCAAGGCGACACCGACGCCACGCAAACTGGTGGCGCTGGTCGAATATCTTGAGAGCATTCAGGCCATCCGCTGA
- a CDS encoding Ldh family oxidoreductase, translating to MPQHLVTDIETLSATALRAHGAVPWVAAEMARAVAWAEARQNRICGLYYLESYCQQLRSGRVLGNPDPQVSRPRAGVVQVDAGNSFAQTAFGRALPQAIAAAHETGTVTLTISRSHTCTALGYFTEQIALAGLIGIGMTNASAIVAPPGGQTRVIGTNPVSCAVPDGQGGVAMMFDQSTTTVALGRITMARAAGETIPRGWAVDANGQPTTDPEAALAGSLTSTGGYKGWGLGLMVELMTAGLTGGVTSRDVKPLKAPDGAPHGLGQVFLLIDPGVSEVFADRVAQVAAAVAMDPEARMPGQGKAPRSEVDVPDALWSQLTALAAG from the coding sequence ATGCCGCAGCACCTGGTGACCGATATCGAAACCCTCTCTGCCACGGCCCTGCGCGCGCATGGGGCCGTGCCCTGGGTCGCCGCCGAAATGGCGCGCGCGGTTGCCTGGGCCGAGGCGCGACAGAACCGGATCTGCGGTCTTTACTATCTGGAAAGCTACTGCCAGCAACTGCGGTCTGGTCGTGTGCTGGGCAATCCTGATCCGCAGGTCAGCCGCCCGCGTGCGGGTGTTGTGCAAGTTGATGCCGGCAACAGCTTTGCACAGACCGCCTTTGGCCGTGCGCTACCGCAGGCGATTGCGGCGGCGCACGAGACCGGCACCGTCACCCTGACCATCAGCCGGTCGCATACCTGCACCGCGCTGGGGTATTTCACGGAACAGATTGCGCTGGCCGGGCTGATTGGCATTGGCATGACCAATGCGTCGGCCATCGTGGCGCCGCCCGGTGGACAGACGCGCGTGATCGGCACCAATCCGGTGTCCTGCGCTGTGCCGGACGGGCAGGGCGGTGTCGCGATGATGTTTGATCAATCCACCACCACGGTCGCGCTGGGGCGCATCACCATGGCGCGCGCTGCGGGTGAAACGATCCCCCGTGGCTGGGCCGTCGATGCAAACGGCCAACCCACCACCGACCCCGAGGCAGCGCTGGCGGGATCCCTGACCAGCACCGGCGGATACAAAGGCTGGGGTCTGGGCCTGATGGTCGAGCTGATGACAGCAGGGCTTACCGGAGGCGTGACCAGTCGCGATGTCAAACCGCTCAAGGCACCTGACGGCGCGCCGCATGGGTTGGGGCAGGTGTTCCTGCTGATTGATCCAGGGGTTTCTGAGGTGTTCGCCGACCGGGTGGCGCAGGTCGCCGCAGCGGTTGCGATGGACCCTGAGGCGCGGATGCCGGGACAGGGCAAGGCCCCGCGGAGCGAGGTCGACGTGCCAGACGCGCTGTGGTCGCAACTGACCGCGTTGGCGGCGGGGTAA
- a CDS encoding DUF3047 domain-containing protein — MFRFSSLAIACALTTALPAEAASVGFDGDWKQQKFSLFSQNRYGFRGNTLTVASDGAVSLAYKALPEALWPAKSARWSWSVTEGVPPTDLRKKGGDDRNLALYFVFLPADQAQAFKGASVRKLMGADAARVLVYVWGGAAQRGAVLDSPYLGARGKTVVLRTAGTGHSAESVDLARDYGRAFGGVPGALVGLAVSGDSDDTDSTIRASVSGLQVN, encoded by the coding sequence ATGTTTCGATTTTCCAGCCTTGCCATTGCCTGCGCCCTGACGACGGCGTTGCCCGCCGAGGCCGCTTCTGTCGGCTTTGACGGAGACTGGAAGCAACAAAAGTTTTCGCTGTTTTCGCAGAACCGCTATGGCTTCAGGGGCAACACCTTGACCGTCGCGTCGGACGGCGCGGTATCGCTCGCTTACAAGGCGCTGCCAGAGGCGCTCTGGCCCGCCAAGAGCGCGCGCTGGTCGTGGTCGGTGACAGAAGGCGTTCCGCCAACGGATCTGCGTAAAAAGGGCGGCGACGACCGCAACCTTGCGTTATATTTCGTGTTCCTGCCCGCCGATCAGGCACAGGCGTTCAAGGGGGCCAGTGTCCGAAAATTGATGGGTGCCGATGCCGCGCGGGTGTTGGTTTATGTCTGGGGTGGTGCGGCACAGCGGGGCGCCGTGCTCGACAGTCCTTATCTTGGCGCGCGGGGCAAGACGGTGGTTCTGCGCACTGCGGGCACAGGTCACAGTGCCGAATCTGTGGATTTGGCGCGCGATTATGGCCGGGCCTTTGGCGGTGTTCCGGGGGCTCTGGTCGGGTTGGCGGTGTCGGGTGACAGCGACGACACCGACAGCACTATCCGTGCCAGTGTCAGTGGATTGCAGGTGAACTAG